The Petrocella atlantisensis genome has a window encoding:
- the garR gene encoding 2-hydroxy-3-oxopropionate reductase → MKVGFIGLGIMGKPMSKNLIKAGHELVVCDFNKGAVDEIVSLGATSAENGAAVAKVCDVIITMLPNSPHVRSVALGENGIMEAAKSGTVVIDMSSIDPVESKAIGDKLATIGVDMLDAPVSGGEPKAIDGTLSVMVGGKKETFDRFYDLLMTMAGSAVYVGELGSGNITKLANQIIVALNISAVSEALTFASKAGASPELVYQAIRGGLAGSTVLDAKAPMMLDRNFNPGFKIELHIKDLTNALNASHAVGAAVPLTAQVMEMMQVLKSDGFEKEDHCSLLKYYEKLTNVEIKRA, encoded by the coding sequence ATGAAAGTAGGATTTATTGGACTTGGCATCATGGGTAAACCCATGAGCAAGAACTTAATTAAAGCAGGACATGAACTGGTGGTTTGTGATTTCAATAAGGGTGCTGTAGATGAGATTGTATCTCTTGGTGCGACATCTGCGGAGAATGGCGCAGCGGTTGCAAAGGTATGTGATGTCATCATTACCATGTTACCGAATTCACCCCATGTAAGAAGTGTGGCACTTGGAGAAAACGGGATTATGGAAGCGGCAAAATCAGGTACTGTCGTGATTGACATGAGTTCCATTGATCCTGTTGAGAGTAAAGCGATTGGCGATAAACTAGCGACTATCGGTGTTGATATGTTGGATGCACCTGTAAGTGGTGGTGAACCCAAGGCTATTGACGGCACACTATCCGTTATGGTAGGTGGTAAAAAAGAAACCTTTGATCGTTTCTATGATTTATTAATGACCATGGCAGGTTCAGCCGTCTATGTTGGTGAACTTGGATCCGGTAATATTACAAAGCTGGCCAATCAGATTATCGTAGCCCTTAACATCTCAGCTGTATCAGAAGCTTTGACTTTTGCTAGTAAAGCGGGGGCAAGTCCGGAGTTGGTTTATCAAGCCATTCGTGGTGGATTAGCAGGATCTACAGTACTGGATGCTAAGGCACCTATGATGTTAGATCGTAATTTCAACCCGGGCTTTAAGATAGAATTGCACATCAAAGATCTAACAAATGCTTTAAATGCCAGCCATGCAGTTGGGGCAGCCGTACCACTCACAGCTCAAGTCATGGAGATGATGCAAGTACTTAAGAGTGATGGCTTCGAGAAAGAAGATCATTGTAGCCTATTGAAGTATTATGAGAAGTTAACCAACGTTGAGATTAAAAGAGCTTAA
- a CDS encoding enolase C-terminal domain-like protein: protein MTSTIVKMDVYPVAGKDCMLLNLSGAHAPYFTRNIVILTDSNGDTGLGEVPGGEKITKALEKTKELVVGTSIGDYKNTLLKVQKSMQGDKEDVRGQQTFDLRTGVHVVTAIEAPLLDLLGKYLGVPVASLLGEGMQRDKVRMLGYLFYVADRKKTDLPYDSNPDSDYDWYRLRHEEAMTPEDIVALAKASKEKYGFSDFKLKGGVLEGKEEIKAVRALKDAFPEARITLDPNGGWLLQDAIELCKDLHGVLTYCEDPCGAEGVFSGREILAEFRRATGLPTATNMIATDWREMTHSMALQSVDIPLADPHFWTMSGSVRVGQMCHDFGLTWGCHSNNHFDISLAMVAHSAAAVPGNINAIDTHWIWQEGAERLTKAPMEIIDGCIEISAKPGLGIEVDMDQVKRAHEVYIANCLGGRDDSIGMQYLIPGWRFDPKRPCLVR from the coding sequence ATGACGTCAACAATTGTGAAAATGGATGTTTACCCTGTTGCAGGTAAAGATTGCATGTTATTAAATCTTAGCGGTGCACATGCACCTTATTTTACCAGGAATATTGTCATACTGACAGACAGCAATGGCGATACAGGCCTTGGAGAAGTACCGGGTGGAGAGAAAATTACCAAGGCATTAGAAAAGACCAAAGAACTGGTCGTCGGTACCAGTATCGGTGATTATAAGAATACGCTTCTTAAGGTTCAAAAATCTATGCAAGGCGACAAAGAAGATGTAAGGGGTCAACAGACCTTTGATCTTAGAACAGGTGTACATGTTGTAACAGCTATTGAAGCCCCTTTACTGGACTTGCTAGGTAAATACTTGGGTGTTCCTGTGGCTTCACTTCTTGGTGAGGGTATGCAAAGAGATAAGGTAAGAATGCTGGGCTATCTATTTTATGTAGCCGATCGAAAAAAGACAGATTTACCCTATGACAGCAATCCTGATAGCGATTATGATTGGTACCGTTTACGCCATGAAGAAGCGATGACACCGGAGGATATTGTTGCTCTGGCTAAAGCATCCAAAGAAAAATATGGCTTTTCAGATTTTAAGTTAAAAGGCGGCGTACTTGAAGGTAAAGAAGAGATTAAGGCGGTAAGAGCTTTAAAGGATGCTTTTCCTGAAGCAAGGATTACTTTAGATCCTAATGGTGGTTGGTTACTCCAGGATGCTATAGAGCTTTGTAAGGACCTACATGGTGTATTAACTTATTGTGAAGATCCCTGTGGCGCAGAAGGGGTATTTTCAGGTAGAGAAATCTTGGCGGAGTTTAGAAGAGCAACAGGTCTACCGACAGCAACCAACATGATCGCCACAGATTGGCGGGAAATGACCCATTCCATGGCCTTACAGTCCGTGGATATACCTCTTGCGGACCCACATTTTTGGACCATGTCCGGATCGGTTCGTGTGGGTCAGATGTGTCATGATTTTGGTTTGACTTGGGGTTGCCATTCGAACAATCATTTTGATATCTCATTGGCCATGGTGGCACATTCTGCGGCTGCTGTACCGGGCAATATTAATGCCATAGATACCCATTGGATATGGCAGGAGGGCGCAGAGAGACTAACGAAAGCGCCAATGGAAATCATAGATGGCTGTATAGAAATCTCAGCAAAGCCGGGACTTGGTATTGAGGTGGATATGGATCAAGTCAAGCGTGCCCATGAAGTCTACATAGCTAATTGTCTTGGCGGTAGAGATGATAGCATCGGGATGCAATACCTTATACCGGGTTGGCGATTTGATCCAAAGAGACCTTGTTTGGTTCGATAA
- a CDS encoding CdaR family transcriptional regulator: MSILEPALAQKFIEKTAKNLEFNINIMNNQGIIIASKDASRIGDFHEVASSMLNGTMDTGVVDENQKFLGTKPGVNMFIDYKHKHVGVICVTGNPENVKAFAGLVKTSMEAMLEYELQMEGERRRKNKAEQFLYYVLFNETVDLAVAGKMAEGLELKRDILRVCILIKYDAQYQPRKIIEALTKAEGHSYQDIITVARNDDIILFKALSGDLTESIQGYKELLDAYIQSFVKRLPEGYQEDKICFFVGSLQMDIHHFKESFIHAQELGLRIKADNGTYYFNEHVLDYYRSLATIKAYDNAFNVYDMLLSEDDQIQLIEIVDALYKNNYNVVYTAKDLFIHRNTLLFRLNKLKGLLNIDPIANASDREFFNELAYYFKHK; encoded by the coding sequence ATGTCAATCTTGGAACCAGCACTGGCGCAAAAATTCATAGAAAAAACAGCTAAAAATCTTGAGTTCAACATTAACATTATGAACAATCAAGGTATTATTATAGCAAGTAAAGATGCTTCTCGTATTGGTGACTTTCATGAGGTTGCTTCAAGTATGTTAAACGGTACAATGGATACTGGGGTAGTGGATGAGAATCAAAAGTTCCTCGGTACCAAACCGGGTGTGAATATGTTTATAGATTATAAGCATAAGCATGTTGGTGTCATCTGTGTAACAGGGAATCCGGAAAATGTAAAGGCGTTTGCCGGTCTGGTCAAAACATCTATGGAGGCCATGCTTGAATATGAGCTTCAGATGGAAGGTGAGCGTCGTCGTAAGAATAAGGCAGAGCAGTTTTTATATTACGTATTGTTTAATGAGACGGTAGATCTTGCAGTGGCCGGGAAAATGGCAGAAGGCTTAGAGCTAAAAAGAGATATCCTTAGGGTATGTATACTCATTAAATATGATGCCCAGTATCAACCTAGGAAAATAATAGAGGCACTTACAAAAGCGGAAGGCCATTCCTACCAGGATATTATAACGGTAGCCAGAAACGATGATATCATCTTGTTTAAGGCTTTGAGTGGTGACTTAACCGAGTCCATCCAAGGTTATAAGGAATTGCTGGATGCGTATATACAGTCCTTTGTTAAAAGGCTGCCGGAAGGTTATCAAGAGGATAAGATTTGCTTTTTTGTAGGTTCCTTACAGATGGACATACATCATTTTAAAGAATCTTTTATCCATGCTCAAGAGTTAGGACTTCGAATTAAAGCGGATAACGGTACTTATTATTTTAATGAACATGTTTTGGATTATTATAGAAGTCTTGCAACAATCAAAGCTTATGATAATGCTTTTAATGTCTATGATATGCTGCTTTCAGAAGATGATCAAATTCAACTCATTGAAATTGTAGATGCCTTGTATAAGAACAATTATAATGTTGTGTACACCGCTAAGGACCTTTTTATTCATAGAAATACTTTGCTCTTTAGGCTGAATAAGCTAAAAGGCTTGCTTAATATTGATCCTATTGCCAATGCAAGTGACCGAGAGTTTTTCAATGAATTGGCCTATTATTTTAAACACAAGTAG
- a CDS encoding TetR/AcrR family transcriptional regulator — MKYNNEHVLELILDNTKLLLNTKGVKGWSMDQLATASGLAKNTLYKIIGSKKDAILDVINRDMNEVQHHLKERLKTEADTIMIEDLIDTFLLTFSKLHGKYLTEVLLEYPGNGPQIERQIQEMRWLLAELFELVKERSHLRADIDIELLFNCLRGISTELIRLGHTGESFAEKSRIAYGYLLKGICE; from the coding sequence ATGAAATACAATAATGAGCATGTTTTAGAATTGATCTTAGACAATACGAAGTTACTTTTGAATACAAAAGGCGTTAAAGGTTGGAGCATGGATCAGTTGGCCACGGCTTCCGGTCTTGCTAAGAATACACTCTATAAAATCATCGGCTCAAAAAAGGATGCTATATTAGACGTTATTAATAGAGATATGAATGAAGTGCAACATCATCTAAAAGAAAGATTAAAAACAGAAGCTGACACAATTATGATAGAGGACTTGATTGACACTTTTCTTCTGACCTTTTCTAAGTTACATGGTAAATACTTAACAGAAGTCTTATTAGAATACCCCGGTAATGGTCCACAGATTGAAAGACAAATTCAAGAGATGCGTTGGCTACTGGCAGAATTATTTGAGCTCGTAAAAGAACGTAGTCATCTAAGAGCAGATATTGATATAGAACTGCTTTTTAATTGTTTGCGCGGTATCAGTACAGAATTAATTCGTCTTGGCCATACAGGGGAAAGTTTTGCAGAGAAAAGCAGAATTGCTTATGGCTATTTATTAAAAGGGATCTGTGAATAG